One genomic window of Elaeis guineensis isolate ETL-2024a chromosome 2, EG11, whole genome shotgun sequence includes the following:
- the LOC105058813 gene encoding uncharacterized protein, with product MAQPLPSDDKAEEVPGISQQRVIIPNEHGEKLVGVLHETGSKKLAILCHGFRASKDDKTLLNLTAALTRQGISAFRFDFPGNGESEGAFQYGNYRREADDLHAVVLYWSKQKYEVSAIIGHSKGGNVVLLYASMYHDVPIVINLSGRFALDRGIEGRLGKEFMQRIKKDGFIDVKDRTGKDEYRVTEESLMDRLNTDMHAASLSIDKACRVLTVHGSEDEIIPTEDALEFAKLIPNHKLHIIEGANHCYTAHQEELASVVVGFIKFDQVEDASAVGDV from the exons ATGGCGCAGCCGCTCCCCTCCGACGACAAGGCTGAAGAGGTTCCCG GCATTTCACAACAAAGAGTCATAATTCCAAACGAACATGGAGAGAAGCTTGTTGGGGTACTACATGAGACTGGTTCTAAGAAGCTTGCAATCTTGTGTCATGGATTCCGTGCTTCAAAG GATGATAAAACTTTACTTAACCTTACTGCTGCATTAACAAGACAAGGGATCAGTGCGTTTCGGTTTGATTTTCCTGGAAATGG GGAAAGTGAGGGTGCTTTCCAGTATGGCAACTATAGAAGAGAGGCTGATGACTTGCATGCTGTAGTCCTCTATTGGTCTAAACAAAAATATGAAGTAAGTGCTATCATCGGGCACAGTAAAG GAGGAAATGTGGTGCTTTTATATGCTTCCATGTATCATGATGTCCCTATAGTCATCAATCTTTCTGGTCGCTTTGCCTTGGATAGAGGCATTGAAGGTCGCTTAGGCAAAGAGTTCATGCAGAGAATCAAGAAAGATGGCTTTATTGATGTGAAGGACAGAACAG GAAAAGATGAGTATCGGGTGACCGAAGAAAGTCTAATGGATCGATTAAACACAGACATGCATGCAGCAAGCCTCTCCATTGACAAAGCATGCAG GGTCTTGACAGTTCATGGTTCAGAAGATGAAATTATACCCACAGAAGATGCCTTAGAGTTCGCCAAGCTTATACCTAATCACAAGCTACATATTATTGAAGGCGCCAACCATTGCTATACTGCACATCAGGAAGAGCTGGCTTCAGTCGTCGTGGGCTTCATAAAATTTGATCAG GTTGAAGATGCCAGTGCAGTGGGAGACGTCTAA
- the LOC105038772 gene encoding cytokinin dehydrogenase 6, translating to MVLLTTSSISNFLLALFITSSLTPTVGPSHRPWPEELPEELQALDIGPRTRIDPDVTTRSSTDFGRLMHALPAAVLYPSSVHDIMTLVQFSYSSSKPFTIAPRGHGHSLRGQALAPHGVVIEMTSMRNGGCDGEPRLSVSPEGSYVDAGGEQFWIDVLQETLKYGLAPRSWTDYLYLTVGGTLSNAGVSGQAFLHGPQISSVYELDVITGKGEMVTCSEDQEPDLFFAVLGGLGQFGIITRARIALEPAPQMVRWVRLIYMNFEAFARDQEKLISLDDGKKGFNYVEGSILMHHNVGNNWRSSFFPERDLGRISSLAAQHGAVYCLEGARYYDKAMVHMVDKELESLLEALSFMPGFAFKNDVTYTRFLNRVRDGELKLRSQGLWNVPHPWLNIFVPRSRIIDFDRGIFKSILRHDNSMGPILIYPMNRNKWDRRTSAVIPDEEIFYSIGLLWSGVHAWEWLEDQNKEILHFCNQAGINHKQYLPHYTTQADWMKHFGSKWDIFVERKRRYDPKALLSPGQQIFTSSMADNSCSKF from the exons ATGGTCCTGCTAACAACTAGCTCTATATCCAACTTCCTACTAGCTCTGTTCATCACAAGCAGCCTAACGCCCACGGTCGGTCCTTCCCACCGGCCATGGCCGGAGGAGCTgcccgaagagctccaagccctcgACATCGGCCCGAGGACTCGTATCGATCCAGATGTCACCACCCGGTCCTCCACGGACTTCGGCCGTCTCATGCATGCCCTCCCGGCCGCCGTGCTCTACCCTTCATCGGTCCATGACATTATGACGCTGGTCCAATTCTCCTACTCTTCTTCCAAACCTTTCACCATCGCCCCTCGAGGCCATGGCCACTCGCTTAGAGGGCAGGCGCTGGCTCCCCATGGAGTGGTCATCGAGATGACGTCCATGAGGAACGGCGGTTGCGACGGCGAGCCGCGGCTTAGTGTCTCGCCGGAGGGAAGCTATGTGGATGCCGGCGGTGAGCAGTTTTGGATCGATGTGCTGCAAGAGACGCTCAAGTATGGGCTTGCGCCGAGGTCGTGGACTGATTACTTGTATCTGACCGTCGGCGGCACGCTTTCTAATGCCGGGGTCAGCGGCCAAGCCTTCCTGCATGGGCCTCAGATCTCTAGCGTCTATGAATTGGATGTCATCACTG GAAAGGGGGAGATGGTGACATGCTCGGAGGACCAGGAGCCGGATCTATTCTTTGCGGTTCTAGGAGGCTTGGGTCAGTTCGGAATCATCACCCGGGCTCGCATTGCATTGGAGCCGGCACCACAAATG GTGAGATGGGTTCGATTGATCTACATGAATTTCGAGGCATTTGCAAGGGACCAGGAGAAATTGATATCATTGGATGATGGAAAGAAGGGGTTTAACTATGTGGAAGGTTCTATTCTCATGCACCATAATGTTGGTAATAACTGGAGATCTTCCTTTTTTCCGGAAAGGGACCTTGGGAGAATAAGCAGCCTAGCAGCACAGCATGGTGCTGTCTATTGCTTGGAGGGAGCCAGGTATTATGACAAGGCCATGGTTCACATGGTTGATAAG GAACTTGAGTCGCTGCTTGAAGCTCTAAGCTTCATGCCAGGATTTGCATTCAAGAACGACGTCACCTACACTCGTTTCCTCAACAGGGTGCGTGATGGAGAGCTAAAGCTTCGCTCGCAGGGGCTCTGGAATGTCCCCCATCCATGGCTCAACATCTTTGTTCCCAGGTCTAGGATCATCGACTTTGATCGAGGAATCTTCAAGTCCATCCTTAGGCATGACAACTCGATGGGTCCGATTCTAATTTATCCCATGAACAGAAACAA GTGGGATCGGAGGACGTCGGCCGTGATTCCCGACGAAGAGATCTTCTATTCTATTGGGCTGTTGTGGTCCGGGGTGCATGCATGGGAATGGTTGGAGGATCAAAACAAGGAGATACTTCATTTCTGCAATCAGGCTGGAATCAATCATAAGCAGTATTTACCTCACTATACAACTCAGGCTGATTGGATGAAACATTTTGGCTCAAAATGGGATATATTTGTGGAGAGGAAAAGGAGGTATGATCCAAAAGCTCTGTTGTCACCCGGGCAACAGATATTTACTTCCTCAATGGCTGACAACTCCTGTTCCAAATTCTAG
- the LOC140855614 gene encoding uncharacterized protein: protein MSDREGETLANMAARTRGARGARLTSRGADNQPAERAPDAPATQADIAGVCQVVAQLIQQQAQTAPQPTLSMESYYERFRRLNPPLFEGGSDPMAAETWIREMEKMFDALQYPENVKIRLAIPMLKGNAEFWWTAIKAAYGNNDDQLTWEEFKEIFYDQYFSGTMRLVKENEFLALKQKDDMTVLEYANKFNELGRFCPQLMEFERSKANRFEQGLKYGIRSCLSSHIFNNYKDVLERALKVKSELKRAELERGDKKRSRSAENLKDQQKNFKNNNSDKKKESSFYSYCGKTQNRPCLKRIGACFLCGEKGHMARDCPNKKKDDSRSNKPVDQKQKGNARVFTLNQQEANANDQVVTGIIPVNSIYARVLFDSGSSHSFISLKFATFLNFVPGKLNEPLYVSTPFKNIVVADIIFKNCIIQIEEKELAADLIQLNMYDFDVILGMNWLSSCHAHIDCFEKRVVFQIPDEPQFFFQGEVHNTESKQSLGIISIMNARKALRKGCKAFLAHVIDVKKEKIKLDDIPIVKEFSDIFSDELPGLPPEREYPDGTL, encoded by the coding sequence atgagcgatagggagggcgagactttggcaaatatggccgctaggacaagaggagcaagaGGAGCAAGACTGACGTCACGAGGAGCTGACAATCAACCAGCTGAGCGGGCTCCTGACGCACCGGCCACACAGGCGgacattgctggtgtatgtcaagtggtggctcagcttatccagcaacaggcacagactgctcctcaaccgacattatctatggagtcatactatgagagattcagaaggctcaacccacctctatttgagggtggatctgaccctatggctgcagagacatggattcgagagatggaaaagatgtttgatgccctaCAATACCCTGAGAATGTGAAGATCCGATTAGCCATTCCTATGTTAAAAGGAAATgccgagttttggtggactgcaataaaagctgcctatgggaacaatgatgatcagctcacttgggaagaattcaaagagatattttatgatcagtacttttcggggacaatgagattggtaaaagaaaatgagtttctagccttaaagcaaaaggatgatatgacggtgctagaatatgctaacaaatttaatgagctaggccgcttctgcccccagcttatggaattcgaaagaagtaaagctaacagattcgAACAAGGTCTAAAATATGGAATTCGATCCTGtctatcttctcatattttcaataactataaggacgtactggagcgagctttgaaagtgaaatctgaattgaaaagagcagaactagaaagaggagataagaagagatcgagatcagcagaaaatctaaaggatcagcagaaaaatttcaaaaataataactctgataaaAAGAAAGAATCTTCATTCTACTCCTACTGTGGAAAAACTCAAAATAgaccttgtctcaagaggattggagcatgcttcttatgtggtgagaaaggacatatggctcgtgattgcccaaataagaaaaaagatgactcTAGATCTaacaaaccagttgatcaaaaacaaaaaggaaacgcacgagtgtttactttaaaccagcaggaggccaatgcaaatgatcaagtggtgacaggtattatcccagtcaattctatttatgctcgtgtgttattcgattctggctcttcacactcttttatatctctcaagtttgctactttTTTGAATTTTGTGCCTGGaaaactaaatgaaccattatatgttagcacaccttttaaaaatattgttgttgctgacattattttcaagaattgcataatccaaatagaagaaaaagaattagcagcagatttgattcagctaaatatgtatgattttgacgttattcttgggatgaactggttatcttcatgccatgcacatattgattgttttgaaaaaagagtggtatttcaaattccggatgaaccgcaattcttctttcaaggcgaagttcataatacggaatccaaacaatctttaggtattatctcaatcatgaacgcaagaaaagctttaaggaaaggatgcaaagcatttttggcccatgtaatagacgtcaagaaggaaaagataaagttggatgatatcccaattgtcaaagaattttctgatattttttcagatgaactACCCGGATTGCCCCCAGAGCGTgaa